The segment GGGAGTTCCTGCGCAATACAGCCCCGGTCAGGCTTCTCCTCAAGGTGGTCGGCTATGAAAGTAAACTGGAAGTTTGGGATTGACAGGGGGACACTCCTTTATAATCTTAAGGGACTCCTGGAGAGTGGGGACATTGAATATTACCGCTCATCGATTTTGCAGGATAGGGATTACATTCTGATCGGCAGAGAAGTGCCCCTCTTCTCGGCAGACTGCGGCATTCTGAGAGCCACTGAGGAGATGGCGGCCTTCAATTTCTCCCTCCTTGGAATTAGTGGCTCCGCCGAACCAATCGAACTCCGGACGGGGCGCGTTGATGATTCACCCTACCTCCGCGCCCTCACAGGGGGAAACCTAGAGCCGTTCTTCGACGAGCATTCGGTACTTGACCTCGGCTCCTACGATCCCTTCATAGGCCTCCATCTTGTTCCGGACGGTGAGAGAATCCACGTCCTCTCGCTGGAATGGTACGGCCCGCACCAGTGGGTGTACGATGAAGTTCCGGTCGATGAGTGGCTCGACAGCACGGTTAGATTCATCGCAATGGCAGTTAGAGATATGGAGGCAATGAGGGAAACCCTCCTCCGTTTCGGCTACTCAAACTACCCCCGGATTCTCGGCCGGGCCAAAGCTTTACTGCGCCTCCTGCTTGACGCTCACCCGGTCGACATCGATGCCTTACCCCCTGCCTACGCCCCCTGGGAGGTGGAGGAGATTTCTCGGCTGACTTCAATGCTCCTTGCCAGGGACAGCGTTGATGGTGCGCTGGAGGTGATATCAACTCTCAGGAATCCAAACCATTTCCTCACGGCGGTCTTTGAGATAGGCTCCGAAGTGCCATTCAGTGTGGTGGAGGAGTTCTACCGCAGTTTGCCCATGGAATACAGGGGGAAAGCTATGGCACATCTGGTTTACAGGATTACCTGGGGAGGACTCTACGACGAGGGGCTGAAACTGGCGGAGGAAATCGGAAGCGATGAGGCGTACCATTCCGCCGCCATAGCGCTTATTAACTCCGGACTTCACGAGGCCGCTCTGAGAACGGCGGAAAGAATCGAAAACCGGTGGCGCAGGGGAAAGGTTCTCCTCAAAATTTATTTCGAGCGGCCGGAGCTGGCTGAGGAGATAAAGGAGAGAGCGCCGGAGCACGTGAGGGTCTTCATCGAGGAGAGGGAGAAAGTAGAACCTTGACCCTCTCCACCACCTCCTGCGCGTCCCTTCCAAAGATTAGGGCCATTGGCTCCTTGCCCCAGTCCCCGAGGTGGTATATTACGTCGGGCCTTTTTTCTGCCCTTCTTACGGCAGTTTCTATGCCCCATTCCATCGTTCCTCTCTTGGCCCTCTTTACCTCCTCAGGCTCCTCCCGCCTGTCGTAGAAGGAAACCGCTAGGCCGAGCTTTTTAGCCCGCGCTATCAGCCCTTCCGAATAGCGCAGGTTCAGGACGGCCCGGACTTCTGGGTAGAACTCGCGCATCTTAAGCAAAGCCCTCTTCAAGTGGTCGCTGGCGTTAAGTTCCACCGGGCCAACGGGCTTAACCGTTTTCCCGTAGCGGACGATTCTGCCCTTGACGGCGAAGACCTCGCCGAGGGGGGTTGCCAAGGCGAAGTTCGTCCCGACTTCTGGAACGTGAGGGTTGAGCCTCTCACCGAGCTTCACCAGCTCTTCAATGGCCTTCTCAAGCTCTTCCCTCGCCCTCCAGCGGTAAGTGTCCCTCTGGAGCTTCCAGAGTGGATTGACTGCCTTTGCTTCGGCCTTTGAGAACCCTATGGCGCCTTCGACGAAGCTCTTAGCATTTTTCACTGCCTCTGGAAGCTCAAACTCCTTCGCCAGAAAAGCGGCCAAGGCCGAGGAGAATGCACAGCCCGTCCCATGGG is part of the Thermococcus celericrescens genome and harbors:
- the thiD gene encoding bifunctional hydroxymethylpyrimidine kinase/phosphomethylpyrimidine kinase, giving the protein MAVLIIAGLDTGGGAGLKADIETVSALEEHPLPVLTSVTYQNPGEVKDYHPLPPEVVREQIRAVRGHFDIKAVKVGMLGSGEIAKVVAKETEGLTRVFDPVMASSTGERLIDDIESLKVLVEGSIVTPNVPEAEALSGLKIHSLEDMKESARFIAQTLKAEAVIVKGGHLNLTDLLYWRGEFFKFPGERVGGFTHGTGCAFSSALAAFLAKEFELPEAVKNAKSFVEGAIGFSKAEAKAVNPLWKLQRDTYRWRAREELEKAIEELVKLGERLNPHVPEVGTNFALATPLGEVFAVKGRIVRYGKTVKPVGPVELNASDHLKRALLKMREFYPEVRAVLNLRYSEGLIARAKKLGLAVSFYDRREEPEEVKRAKRGTMEWGIETAVRRAEKRPDVIYHLGDWGKEPMALIFGRDAQEVVERVKVLLSPSPR